The proteins below come from a single Jaculus jaculus isolate mJacJac1 chromosome 12, mJacJac1.mat.Y.cur, whole genome shotgun sequence genomic window:
- the Hs3st4 gene encoding heparan sulfate glucosamine 3-O-sulfotransferase 4 isoform X3, with the protein MPFVPDNQRQWNTRNVMPKTLDGQITMEKTPSYFVTNEAPKRIHSMAKDIKLIVVVRNPVTRAISDYTQTLSKKPEIPTFEVLAFKNRTLGLIDASWSAIRIGIYALHLENWLQYFPLSQILFVSGERLIVDPAGEMAKVQDFLGLKRVVTEKHFYFNKTKGFPCLKKPEDSSAPRCLGKSKGRTHPRIDPDVIHRLRKFYKPFNMMFYQMTGQDFQWEQEEGDK; encoded by the coding sequence AAACGTGATGCCTAAGACATTGGATGGCCAGATAACCATGGAGAAGACCCCCAGTTACTTTGTGACAAATGAAGCTCCCAAGCGCATTCACTCTATGGCCAAGGACATTAAACTCATTGTAGTGGTGAGAAACCCAGTGACCAGGGCCATTTCTGACTATACCCAGACACTGTCAAAGAAGCCTGAGATCCCCACCTTTGAGGTACTAGCCTTCAAAAACCGGACCCTAGGGCtgattgatgcctcctggagtgcCATCCGCATTGGGATCTATGCTCTTCACCTGGAGAACTGGCTCCaatacttccctctctctcagatcCTATTTGTTAGTGGTGAGCGACTCATAGTGGACCCTGCAGGGGAAATGGCCAAAGTACAGGATTTTTTAGGCCTCAAGCGTGTTGTGACTGAAAAGCACTTCTATTTCAACAAAACCAAGGGATTCCCCTGCTTAAAAAAGCCAGAAGACAGCAGTGCCCCAAGGTGCTTAGGCAAAAGTAAAGGCCGGACTCATCCCCGCATTGACCCAGATGTTATCCACAGACTGCGGAAATTCTACAAACCCTTCAACATGATGTTTTACCAAATGACTGGTCAAGATTTCCAGTGGGAACAGGAAGAGGGGGACAAATGA
- the Hs3st4 gene encoding heparan sulfate glucosamine 3-O-sulfotransferase 4 isoform X2, giving the protein MELMPCGELEGIKNPCRKNVMPKTLDGQITMEKTPSYFVTNEAPKRIHSMAKDIKLIVVVRNPVTRAISDYTQTLSKKPEIPTFEVLAFKNRTLGLIDASWSAIRIGIYALHLENWLQYFPLSQILFVSGERLIVDPAGEMAKVQDFLGLKRVVTEKHFYFNKTKGFPCLKKPEDSSAPRCLGKSKGRTHPRIDPDVIHRLRKFYKPFNMMFYQMTGQDFQWEQEEGDK; this is encoded by the coding sequence AAACGTGATGCCTAAGACATTGGATGGCCAGATAACCATGGAGAAGACCCCCAGTTACTTTGTGACAAATGAAGCTCCCAAGCGCATTCACTCTATGGCCAAGGACATTAAACTCATTGTAGTGGTGAGAAACCCAGTGACCAGGGCCATTTCTGACTATACCCAGACACTGTCAAAGAAGCCTGAGATCCCCACCTTTGAGGTACTAGCCTTCAAAAACCGGACCCTAGGGCtgattgatgcctcctggagtgcCATCCGCATTGGGATCTATGCTCTTCACCTGGAGAACTGGCTCCaatacttccctctctctcagatcCTATTTGTTAGTGGTGAGCGACTCATAGTGGACCCTGCAGGGGAAATGGCCAAAGTACAGGATTTTTTAGGCCTCAAGCGTGTTGTGACTGAAAAGCACTTCTATTTCAACAAAACCAAGGGATTCCCCTGCTTAAAAAAGCCAGAAGACAGCAGTGCCCCAAGGTGCTTAGGCAAAAGTAAAGGCCGGACTCATCCCCGCATTGACCCAGATGTTATCCACAGACTGCGGAAATTCTACAAACCCTTCAACATGATGTTTTACCAAATGACTGGTCAAGATTTCCAGTGGGAACAGGAAGAGGGGGACAAATGA
- the Hs3st4 gene encoding heparan sulfate glucosamine 3-O-sulfotransferase 4 isoform X4, whose product MPKTLDGQITMEKTPSYFVTNEAPKRIHSMAKDIKLIVVVRNPVTRAISDYTQTLSKKPEIPTFEVLAFKNRTLGLIDASWSAIRIGIYALHLENWLQYFPLSQILFVSGERLIVDPAGEMAKVQDFLGLKRVVTEKHFYFNKTKGFPCLKKPEDSSAPRCLGKSKGRTHPRIDPDVIHRLRKFYKPFNMMFYQMTGQDFQWEQEEGDK is encoded by the coding sequence ATGCCTAAGACATTGGATGGCCAGATAACCATGGAGAAGACCCCCAGTTACTTTGTGACAAATGAAGCTCCCAAGCGCATTCACTCTATGGCCAAGGACATTAAACTCATTGTAGTGGTGAGAAACCCAGTGACCAGGGCCATTTCTGACTATACCCAGACACTGTCAAAGAAGCCTGAGATCCCCACCTTTGAGGTACTAGCCTTCAAAAACCGGACCCTAGGGCtgattgatgcctcctggagtgcCATCCGCATTGGGATCTATGCTCTTCACCTGGAGAACTGGCTCCaatacttccctctctctcagatcCTATTTGTTAGTGGTGAGCGACTCATAGTGGACCCTGCAGGGGAAATGGCCAAAGTACAGGATTTTTTAGGCCTCAAGCGTGTTGTGACTGAAAAGCACTTCTATTTCAACAAAACCAAGGGATTCCCCTGCTTAAAAAAGCCAGAAGACAGCAGTGCCCCAAGGTGCTTAGGCAAAAGTAAAGGCCGGACTCATCCCCGCATTGACCCAGATGTTATCCACAGACTGCGGAAATTCTACAAACCCTTCAACATGATGTTTTACCAAATGACTGGTCAAGATTTCCAGTGGGAACAGGAAGAGGGGGACAAATGA